One window of Mediterraneibacter gnavus ATCC 29149 genomic DNA carries:
- a CDS encoding extracellular solute-binding protein, giving the protein MRKTWKKATAITLAGVTAMSMAACGGSSDKKESTSSTTEDGKPVISMMVPAFYGTELQNEHSDEVIKKYEDYTGVSVEWKFENDGTYKEKLGLTLMDKDNMPMILTSNVELSANIVDAAKKGAFWDLTSYLEDSEAYPNLSQADPEVSKALTVDGQIIGLYRARAKGRLGLSYRKDWAEKVGITEDPKTIEDVYEMLYKFTYEDPDGNGVDDTYGLELTKYTGPLDVIQTWFGTGNEWVEENGKMVPVHQTEEYQEALDWMKKIYDEGLVRKDWATIDSGTFQEACKKGETGVFVDVMDGGTRIWDYFKTNNITSVVDSSKTATMQLVGPIEEKTLATSGYNGFYMITKAGAKTEEDLKNCLTFLDKMCDDEMMVLADYGLEDISYTINENGNIEKSGDFEMSSLPNTGLNQAEAYIPNLLSQSPSLEMDEVQKARYESYEYNEPFAVSNPALGYLANSEVNAEVGTDIEQIIEDARTQYICGQIDKKGLEDAAQLWLDRGGDRLVEEVNELYKADK; this is encoded by the coding sequence ATGAGAAAAACATGGAAAAAAGCAACAGCAATTACCCTCGCGGGTGTAACAGCAATGTCAATGGCAGCATGTGGTGGTTCTTCCGATAAAAAGGAATCCACATCATCAACAACAGAAGACGGGAAACCGGTCATCAGTATGATGGTTCCGGCTTTTTACGGCACAGAGCTTCAGAATGAGCATTCTGATGAAGTAATCAAGAAATATGAAGATTACACAGGAGTCAGTGTAGAGTGGAAATTTGAGAATGACGGTACATACAAAGAAAAACTTGGATTGACATTGATGGATAAAGATAATATGCCGATGATTCTTACATCAAATGTAGAACTGAGTGCAAATATTGTAGATGCCGCAAAGAAAGGTGCGTTTTGGGATCTGACATCATATCTGGAAGATTCAGAAGCATATCCGAATCTCTCCCAGGCAGATCCGGAAGTTTCAAAAGCACTTACAGTGGACGGTCAGATCATCGGATTATATCGTGCGCGTGCCAAAGGTCGTTTAGGTCTTTCTTACAGAAAAGACTGGGCAGAGAAAGTTGGAATCACAGAAGATCCGAAGACAATTGAAGATGTATACGAGATGCTTTACAAATTTACATATGAGGATCCGGACGGAAACGGTGTAGATGATACATATGGTCTTGAACTTACAAAGTATACAGGACCTTTGGATGTAATCCAGACATGGTTTGGTACAGGAAATGAATGGGTAGAAGAGAATGGAAAAATGGTTCCGGTTCACCAGACAGAAGAGTATCAGGAAGCACTGGATTGGATGAAGAAAATCTATGATGAAGGTCTGGTAAGAAAAGACTGGGCAACAATTGATTCTGGTACATTCCAGGAGGCATGTAAGAAGGGAGAAACAGGAGTATTCGTAGATGTCATGGACGGCGGTACAAGAATCTGGGATTACTTTAAAACAAATAACATCACATCTGTAGTGGACTCTTCTAAGACCGCAACGATGCAGCTTGTAGGACCTATTGAGGAAAAAACACTGGCGACAAGCGGATACAATGGTTTCTATATGATTACAAAAGCAGGTGCTAAAACAGAAGAAGATCTGAAAAACTGTCTTACATTCCTGGATAAAATGTGTGATGACGAGATGATGGTTTTGGCTGATTACGGACTGGAAGATATCAGCTATACAATCAACGAGAATGGAAACATTGAAAAGAGCGGTGATTTTGAAATGTCAAGTCTTCCGAATACAGGTCTGAACCAGGCAGAAGCATATATTCCGAACCTTCTTTCTCAGAGCCCGTCACTGGAGATGGATGAAGTTCAGAAGGCAAGATACGAGTCCTATGAGTATAACGAGCCATTTGCTGTAAGCAATCCGGCACTGGGATATCTTGCAAACTCAGAGGTGAATGCAGAAGTTGGTACAGATATTGAGCAGATTATCGAAGATGCAAGAACACAGTACATTTGTGGACAGATCGATAAGAAAGGTCTTGAGGATGCAGCACAGTTGTGGCTTGATCGTGGAGGAGACAGACTTGTTGAGGAAGTAAACGAGCTGTATAAAGCCGATAAATAA
- a CDS encoding carbohydrate ABC transporter permease encodes MAKMKASVKNGMQGRKIKRSPADQAVQVLIYLFIASFALITLLPFLYVIAGSFATEKELTERAFFIIPHTISLNAYKYIFANGETIRGLLNSVFVTVVGVAINMFLSCTLAYPLSRNYFKGRNFFINMVIVTMLFTGGMVPTYILVANVLNLRDSFWALWLPGAINPFNMIIIKNYFQGLPMELEESARLDGCNDLQIFMKIILPLSKPVLASVSLFYAVTHWNSYFNAMMYISDSKKEVIQIVLRRIIFMTSSVATQSGMDFGAFGTPPEQSVKMATTVVATIPILIIYPFIQKYFTKGVMVGAVKG; translated from the coding sequence ATGGCAAAAATGAAAGCAAGCGTAAAAAATGGCATGCAGGGAAGGAAAATTAAACGAAGTCCGGCTGATCAGGCGGTGCAGGTGCTGATTTATTTGTTTATTGCATCGTTTGCGCTGATTACTCTGCTTCCTTTTCTCTATGTAATCGCAGGATCCTTTGCGACAGAAAAAGAACTGACAGAACGGGCATTTTTCATAATCCCGCATACAATATCACTGAATGCATACAAATATATCTTTGCAAATGGTGAAACAATCAGAGGACTTCTCAATTCGGTTTTTGTAACGGTGGTTGGTGTTGCGATAAATATGTTTTTATCATGTACATTAGCGTATCCGTTATCAAGAAACTATTTTAAAGGAAGAAACTTTTTTATTAACATGGTAATTGTAACGATGCTCTTTACAGGAGGTATGGTTCCGACTTATATTCTTGTAGCAAATGTGTTGAATTTGAGAGATTCTTTCTGGGCATTATGGCTGCCGGGAGCAATCAATCCGTTTAATATGATCATTATTAAAAACTATTTTCAGGGACTTCCGATGGAGTTGGAGGAATCGGCAAGGCTGGATGGATGTAACGATCTACAGATATTTATGAAGATTATTCTTCCGCTTTCAAAACCGGTACTTGCGAGTGTATCTTTGTTCTATGCAGTTACGCACTGGAATTCGTATTTCAATGCAATGATGTACATTTCGGATTCTAAGAAAGAAGTAATTCAGATCGTACTTCGAAGAATCATCTTTATGACGTCCTCTGTGGCAACACAGAGTGGGATGGACTTCGGTGCATTCGGTACACCTCCGGAGCAGTCAGTGAAGATGGCAACGACAGTAGTTGCGACCATTCCGATTTTGATCATTTATCCGTTCATCCAGAAGTATTTTACGAAGGGTGTTATGGTTGGAGCAGTAAAAGGATGA
- a CDS encoding ABC transporter permease, producing the protein MKTKAKTQAVTSRTGQWKAHIWLYIMIIPGVLYMLIFNYLPMGGLAMAFQDFSPYNGDSAISAIINSPFVGFDIFKKFLTGPDFWSLLKNTLSISIASLIFYFPAPIILALLLNEVKNMAFKRVTQTMVYIPHFISFVIVAALTTQLFSTTDGIVYHFLTMIFGKNAPDIMSDPNLFVPMIIGQNMWKETGYGTIIFLAALSGVDVQLYEAADMDGANRWQKMWHVTLPAIRSTIVIMLILKVGQILNTGYEQIYLMQNSMNRAASDVFDTYIYTKGVVNGNYSLATAAGMFKSVVSMVMVIGANKLAKVFGESGFY; encoded by the coding sequence ATGAAGACAAAAGCAAAAACCCAAGCAGTAACATCTCGTACAGGACAATGGAAAGCACATATATGGTTATATATCATGATTATTCCAGGTGTGTTGTACATGCTGATTTTTAATTATCTTCCAATGGGGGGATTGGCAATGGCCTTTCAGGATTTTAGTCCATATAATGGAGATTCAGCGATATCAGCAATTATAAACAGTCCTTTCGTAGGATTTGACATATTTAAGAAATTTCTTACGGGACCGGATTTCTGGAGCCTGTTAAAGAATACTCTTTCAATCTCAATCGCAAGCCTGATTTTTTATTTTCCGGCACCGATTATTTTAGCACTCTTATTAAATGAAGTGAAAAATATGGCATTCAAACGTGTTACACAGACGATGGTGTACATCCCTCATTTTATTTCATTTGTAATTGTGGCGGCACTGACAACTCAGTTGTTTTCAACAACAGACGGAATCGTGTATCATTTTCTGACAATGATTTTTGGAAAAAATGCACCTGATATTATGTCAGATCCGAATTTGTTTGTTCCGATGATCATCGGACAGAACATGTGGAAAGAAACCGGATATGGAACAATCATCTTCCTGGCGGCTCTCTCAGGCGTGGATGTACAACTTTATGAAGCAGCAGATATGGATGGAGCAAATCGTTGGCAGAAAATGTGGCATGTAACTCTTCCGGCTATTCGTTCAACAATTGTAATTATGTTGATTTTGAAAGTGGGACAGATTTTAAATACAGGATACGAACAGATTTATCTGATGCAGAACTCCATGAACAGAGCAGCATCGGATGTGTTTGACACATATATTTACACAAAAGGTGTTGTGAATGGAAACTATTCTCTGGCAACAGCAGCAGGAATGTTTAAATCCGTTGTAAGTATGGTTATGGTCATCGGAGCGAACAAGCTTGCAAAAGTGTTTGGTGAATCAGGATTCTATTAA
- a CDS encoding helix-turn-helix domain-containing protein: MKLKRILDSLTYEKQMFIKLMALVTIPMIIMGIVSSLIYVNGESARSELQLQSYSEQITREYENVFSSLKEYYIEVANEDAVRWLAQQEKPPYSMYSDLNRAQDSLQGNYFVEKYVESYEFINVRSGWILDDYGMFDYDELKNREEAEQFLEAQKEVPLSAYWIKAKDSEKYGNHNLRKQNTVDLSGFRLVIKKEYGAGDLAWIIVVKINESEIRQLLPSNYENMGYSVSVLSDQSVMAETNQKLTQIWLEKFSEEKEWGAFDSEGTLQIEKTTKYSISRTSGATSGLTYLVGFNHNQIRKIGMTFIFASFAVIAVIAVLIQIVRVLVLAFANPLNKLELHVKERDIQLKEFLLSNLIKGEMNEGKIKDALGKYQITEYSSYRMLGMACKENDNKEILKREIYTGILETLPEEIQSKIFITPLFYGDKMIFVAGGEDDNAAENQTAVIYKEVKDFIAEHFLYHVSCGISQTFHHLTDIQQAYNECNEALYDQTNANKSEGSTLVLFDDYSMLKRESNVYDIIMEGELVQAIENCNVEESQRLLETMIERLDSKRVIGVERNFYLTRLLTVIVGTTVTHGLLLEDVFMDSQYNTFNRIPMLYDTEKLKEAIIKEVIQPIIESLQKLEDGDEMGIFQQIQKLVRENRGNITLSECAQTLNYHPNYIGKIIKKEKNITFTDMVNEEKLMQAKYMLLTTEMSVAEISEILMYNNVQNFIRFFKKHIGVTPAAFRKEH, encoded by the coding sequence TTGAAATTAAAAAGAATATTGGATTCATTAACATATGAAAAGCAGATGTTTATAAAACTGATGGCGTTGGTAACAATTCCGATGATTATCATGGGGATTGTCTCCAGCTTAATTTATGTCAATGGAGAATCTGCTAGAAGTGAGCTCCAGCTGCAGTCTTATAGTGAACAAATTACAAGGGAATATGAGAATGTGTTTTCATCGTTGAAAGAGTACTATATTGAAGTGGCAAATGAAGATGCAGTTCGATGGCTGGCTCAGCAGGAGAAACCACCATATTCTATGTACAGTGATTTGAATCGGGCGCAGGACAGTCTTCAGGGAAACTATTTTGTAGAGAAGTATGTAGAGTCATATGAATTTATCAATGTCAGAAGTGGATGGATATTGGATGATTATGGCATGTTCGACTATGATGAACTGAAAAATAGAGAGGAAGCGGAGCAATTTCTGGAGGCGCAGAAAGAGGTTCCATTATCTGCTTATTGGATTAAAGCTAAAGACAGTGAAAAGTACGGAAATCATAATTTGCGCAAACAAAATACGGTAGATCTGAGTGGTTTTCGACTTGTGATAAAAAAAGAATATGGAGCAGGTGATCTTGCATGGATTATTGTTGTAAAAATAAACGAATCAGAAATTCGGCAGCTGTTACCATCGAATTATGAAAATATGGGATACAGTGTCTCTGTTTTAAGTGATCAGTCGGTAATGGCAGAAACAAATCAGAAACTGACACAAATATGGTTGGAAAAGTTCTCAGAAGAGAAAGAATGGGGGGCGTTCGATTCAGAAGGTACATTGCAAATCGAAAAGACGACAAAGTATAGTATCAGTAGAACCAGTGGTGCGACCAGTGGCCTTACATATTTGGTAGGATTTAATCATAATCAGATACGAAAGATAGGAATGACATTTATATTTGCATCATTTGCGGTGATTGCAGTAATTGCAGTGCTGATTCAGATTGTGCGTGTACTTGTACTTGCATTTGCTAATCCATTGAATAAATTGGAACTTCATGTAAAGGAGCGAGATATCCAGTTAAAAGAATTTCTGTTATCGAATCTTATAAAAGGTGAGATGAATGAAGGAAAGATAAAAGACGCTTTGGGGAAATACCAGATTACAGAATATAGCTCCTATCGAATGCTTGGTATGGCTTGTAAAGAGAATGATAATAAGGAAATATTAAAGAGAGAAATCTATACCGGAATTCTGGAAACATTGCCTGAAGAAATACAAAGTAAAATATTTATTACACCTCTGTTTTACGGAGATAAGATGATTTTTGTTGCGGGCGGTGAGGATGATAATGCAGCGGAGAATCAAACAGCAGTGATTTATAAAGAAGTAAAGGATTTTATTGCAGAGCATTTTTTATACCATGTTTCCTGTGGAATCAGTCAGACATTTCATCATCTTACAGATATTCAGCAGGCATACAATGAATGTAATGAAGCTCTTTATGATCAGACGAATGCAAACAAATCAGAAGGCTCAACACTGGTGTTGTTCGATGACTATTCCATGTTGAAACGTGAAAGTAATGTATATGACATAATTATGGAAGGCGAATTGGTTCAGGCAATAGAAAACTGCAATGTGGAGGAAAGCCAGAGACTCCTGGAAACAATGATTGAGCGATTGGATTCAAAGCGTGTAATTGGAGTGGAGAGAAACTTCTATTTAACGAGACTACTTACAGTGATTGTTGGAACAACGGTTACACATGGACTGTTACTTGAGGATGTATTCATGGATAGTCAATATAATACATTTAACCGGATTCCAATGCTTTATGATACGGAAAAACTGAAGGAAGCAATCATAAAAGAAGTGATTCAGCCAATCATTGAGAGTTTGCAAAAACTTGAAGATGGAGATGAGATGGGCATTTTCCAGCAGATCCAGAAGCTTGTACGGGAGAATCGAGGAAATATAACACTGAGTGAATGTGCACAGACATTAAATTATCATCCAAATTATATCGGGAAAATAATAAAGAAAGAAAAAAATATCACGTTTACAGATATGGTAAACGAGGAAAAGCTGATGCAGGCAAAATATATGTTGTTGACGACAGAAATGTCGGTGGCAGAAATATCGGAAATATTAATGTATAATAACGTGCAGAATTTCATCCGTTTTTTCAAGAAACATATCGGAGTGACACCTGCGGCATTCAGAAAAGAACATTAA
- a CDS encoding transposase — MKDQSDVYRYINPSKNTPHFYELLNRDRRHLYFMQFRVVKIKTAENTYEYLITNLPHSFTMEDIKECYHWRWGIEISFRYLKHANGLLYFHSKKPEFLKQEIYANLTLYNFGIFIANEAAEESKKKERKNDNKYLYEIDISSALKTARKFFIRRDSDKPIDIIKLMLKYVHAVKEKFQQFDRPLRGISAIHFGYR, encoded by the coding sequence ATGAAAGATCAGTCGGATGTGTACCGATATATTAATCCGAGTAAAAACACACCTCATTTTTATGAGCTTCTTAACAGAGATAGGAGACATCTTTACTTCATGCAGTTTCGTGTCGTAAAAATAAAAACTGCAGAAAATACATATGAGTATCTCATCACAAATCTGCCCCACAGCTTTACTATGGAAGACATCAAGGAATGCTATCACTGGAGATGGGGCATTGAAATTTCTTTCCGTTATCTTAAGCATGCAAATGGGCTTTTGTACTTCCACAGTAAAAAACCCGAATTCCTAAAACAGGAAATCTATGCAAATCTGACACTCTATAATTTCGGAATCTTCATTGCTAACGAAGCAGCTGAAGAAAGCAAGAAAAAAGAACGGAAGAATGATAACAAATATCTTTACGAAATCGACATTTCTTCTGCTCTGAAAACAGCAAGAAAGTTCTTTATTCGCAGGGACTCCGATAAACCTATTGATATCATTAAGTTGATGTTGAAATACGTCCATGCTGTAAAAGAAAAATTCCAACAATTTGACCGGCCCCTCCGTGGAATCAGTGCGATTCATTTCGGATATCGATAG